CCCAATCCCCCATAGCCGAACCTGAAAATACGCGACTTCGAGTGCAACAATTTCAGGGTCGTGGCCAAATTGAGCGAAGAACAGTGGTGCAACCGGCCAAAGCACGAAACAGCCCACCCCAACGATAAGGCTCAAGTACAGGCCCTGCCAGGTATATGCTGATCCCTCTTGTGAGTTGCGTCGACCAAGGGATTGGGCGGTAAACGTACTCACACACTGCGCAATGCCGAGCGGCAGCGCTGTCGTCGTGTAAGCGATGACTCCTGCTGGCATACCCGCGGCCATCTCGTTGGTGCCAAGAAGAGCAATAATCCAAGTATCAATAAAGCTCGCAATCGTCGCCGAAGCCATCGATGCGATCATCGGTAGCGCGAGACGAAGAATTTCGCGAAGCCCCGTACGCGAGGGGAATTGCATAACGATATCCTGCCAAAAGGGGACACATTGTAGCGGGCGTTCGCTACGACTGAGAAACTTTACGTCTGCGGTGTCACTTCACTTGACAACGCCTCACTACCAGTTGAGAATCGCCGTAGCGCTGTCAACTACCGCCCGGGACAACTAACTATAGAGGAGAATACCGGAATGGCAACCCAGAGACAGGTCAAAAAGGTAAAAATGATTCGGAAAGCCACTCCCGCGAAACGCCCGGCCATGCGACGTACAAGTGTGGCTCCTACTGGCAAATCGCCCGCGGCGAAATTAACTGCGACGGCTGAAGATTATGAAGGGGTTCGGCAAGTACTGAGTCGCTACTGTTTTGCGCTTGACAGTAGCAACTTGGAGGAACTGAGTTCGCTGTTCCATCGACAGGCCGATTTTTCTGTGTCATTTGAGAACGGCCAAAAGCATAACGGACGAGAGACCATCCATTCCTGGTATCAGCGATTCTTTGAACAACGCCCGCGTGAATTTCACTACATGCGGCATAAACTTTTTGAACCCTGCATAACGGTAAACAAGAATACGGCAACGTCCTCAACGTATTTTGACTCGGAGGCAAAGGACGCGCAGGGGCAAGTTCAGATAATCACTGGCCGTTATGACGACGCACTGATCAAGGAAGGCGGACAGTGGCTTTTTAAAGAACGAACGATCACCATCATGTACTACTACTCGCCAGGAACTGGGAAGGAAGGTATGCGTTAATGGAGGAGGAAGATTTCGATGGCAACATATATTAGTGTTGAAGAAGCTCGGAAGCTCTCAGGGTTGCGCGTAGTATTGTCTCCAGGTGTCCCCGGTCCTTGGAGCGAAGCAGCAAAAGGCATTCTCTATGTGAAGAAGATTCCGTACGTGCGTGTGCGTCAGGATATTGGCGGTGAAAATCGCGCCCTCGTCGAGTGGACCGCGCAAGCGACGGCGCCCGTCTTTGCGTGGGACGATGAACCGCCACGCTCGACATGGATTCAACAGTTATATCTGGCCGAACGCTTGCAACCGAATCCTCTGCTCATTCCCACAAATATTGAAGATCGGTCATTGATGTTCGGTTATTGTAACGAACTGTGTGGAGAGCATGGTTTCGGTTGGTCGAAGCGCCTGATGTTAGTCCATCCCACGTTATCGAACCCGAATGTTGACGAGAAAAGTCGTGCATTTTCCCAGTATATTGGCGATAAGTACGGCTACAATGCACCAGAAGCCGCAAGCGCAGCCGCGCGGTGTGCCGCGATCATCGGCTTCCTGGTCACGCGACTGGAACAACAGCGCACAAAGGGAAGTTCATTCTATATTGGCAATCAGTTGTCAGCGTTGGATATCTATTCAGCGACATTTACCGCGCTTATTCAACCTTTGCCCCATGAGCAGTGTCCGATGCCAGCGCCGTTTCGCACGCTGTACACCAATACTGATCCGCTTATTCAAGCGGCTGCCAAACCGATTTTATTTGAGCATCGCGACTTCATTTATCGCGAGTATCTGCAATTGCCGATTGATTTGTAGCCGGTCACTTAAGGTAACCGACAGGGGCACAACGTGCAGTGCCCCGAAGGCCACACGTAGACTACTTTGCCGAAGACTGTTCCTCGGGTGTCTTCTCCTCACCTTCTGCCACCGGAGCTTCTACTCTGATCAACTGCAATGTTCCCGAACGTTGTCGTAAATATCCCGTAATCGTGAGCGGTGTTCCTGGGGTAGCTTGACCGATCTTCGAGAGCATATGTTCTGGTCCGCTCAGGGTGATATTGCGTTTCCCATTCGTATACTTTTGCAAAATCGAGTAGGAGGTAATCCGCGCGTCATCCAGTGCCTTTGCCTCAGTGACGTCAAGATCGTAGTTACCTTGATACGCACTGATTTCGAGGGTCACCACGCCTAAAATACTCTTTTCATGGTCTCCGTTAATGATCCCTTTGAGCTGGATTCTAAACGGTATGGTTGACTCCTCAGATTCAACGTTCGAGCCACCAACCCCAAAGGAAATTTGTGCCGTCGCGCCAGTGGGGGCACACATCATCAATCCAATAGAGATAACTCCAGGGAGAATCCAATGCATAGTCATTGCCGCCTCCTAATTTATGCACTTCTCCTAATACAATTTTCTAACAATTCCAACGCCGCCTGGGTAAACGACCACATATTCAACTCGCGATTGCCATGACGGGTTTCGATGGTCAGCGTTTGCTCAAGCGGCCCGGCAATAGCTATGCACGCGTGACCGGCGGCATCACCGTAACGATTGCCGGTGGGACCAGTCGCTCCAGTCTCACTCAAGCCCCATGTTGTTCCGAGCCGTTCTCTCACTGCGCGTGCTAACCGGAGCGCATATTCCTCGGTACTGGCGCGAATGCCGCTAAGCGCATCATCAGGAACGCTTAACAATGCCCGCCGGGCATCGTGTGTGTAGATCACACCTCCAGCAAGAAAATAAGCCGATGCTCCAGGAACCGCGAGCAGCGCGGCAGAAATCAATCCCCCAGCCGAGGATTCGGCGACCGCAATTGTGTGTTTTTTCTCTTTCAGTAATGCACCCACCACTTGTCCCATTGATGTGAGATTTGGCATAAATCACTTCCTTGAGTATGAATATGAGAGGTTGGCTATACAGCCTCTACCTTTGGCAGTTCTTCTCCTAACGCAAGCCGAGTCAGAAACGCCCGCAACTCGTTATCGGACAACCCTTGTGGGGCAGAAGAGGTAAAGAAAAGGGAGATCTGTTGAGCCTCAGAAGACAGGCCAGCGAGCCGTTCTTGGGCCCGAGCGCGAACCAGCGGGCCAATTAATCGCGATAACTCGGACGTGAAACGCGCAGCAAGCAACAGCCCTTCGCCAGCACTTTTAATCTGCGCCAAGGCACGACGATAGACGGTGACCATCCCTGCGTGCAAAGCAATCGTATTACCCGACTGTGACCATAACTCACTGTGCAGCGATTCCCATTCCAGTGTTAATTCATCGACGACTGGCCACAGCGCTGAATGCAGCATTGCGGCACTTTCAGCAGCGATCAGGCGTACCAAGAGCGCTTTCCAATCATCCGAGAGTTGAAACGGGCCTCGAAGGATTGCGTACGTTTGGACCGTCGGACGTTCAAGGACTTCCCCATGTGCATCAAGAACCAGGTGGTCTTCGATTGCTTGGCCGAGCAGCGCCAAACCCGCAATGTAACGCGGGGGTTGTTCCTCACTTGGCGATGTGCGAATCGCATACGCACTGCCGGCCAAATCTGGACGATAGTAGACACGCCCACGGTCGTACACTTTCTCCACGCCGTTGCGGAGTTGGACACAGGTGTGTACTGCAGGGAAAAAGCGTTCGTGGGGGAGTGGCTCCCAATCAACCGGCGCTTCTTTCATAGCAAGTTGGACTGCTGTTTCCTCCGCACCTTGAGCAAAACGCTCACGCATGGCTCCTGGTTCCCCACGATAACGGAAGGACTCGCTCAAGGTCGCGAACAGCCGTTCGGTTGGGTAGGGGCCTCGATAGCGCAAAATTGCTTTTCCTTGATCATGGGCGAGTAACGCGAGCACGTTGAGGAGCGTAGATCCTGCGCCCAATGGCAGACGCACGGGATCATCGAGTGGTGGCAGTGCATCGAGGTCTTCGTACGCTACGGAGCGGAAAAAGGTCAACGGGTGCGCAACCGTGAAGCCAGTCTCTCCCTCAAGAAGCGACACACTGTCCGACATGCCCCAGCCAATGTGGTTTGTCGTGCGACGCTCTACACCTAAAAAACGACTATCGAGTCCGCGGGCTTTGAATCGGGTGAGCCTCCCAGCCGCATCGCGATACAATAGCAAAAGTAGACGACCATATCGGTCAAACGTTGCCAGACGCTGAGAAACAAGTTGTGAATATGTCGATGGAAGGAAAAACGTCAGTGAACCATAAGGCGAGCGCTCGACAATGCGATGTCCATTAGAGAGAAAGACTTCAATTTCGCCCTGCGGATGACGTACGGCGTTTGCAGTTGCCACAGAGAGGGAAGAAAGAAGCTCGGCGGGTACACCTTCAGTTGCGAGAGTGCTGAATGCTGACGCGAACCTGTCGTGGGGCATGGTGTCTGTCATGTTGGTCCTTCTCAGTTCTCAACTCCTAGAGTTTTGATCCTTGTAGTGCCCCGATTTGTTCCGTTGTCAGATATCGTGCTAACACTTCAGGTGAAGCGTCACGTAACGCGGAGACAGAGTCAAAACCGGCGGAGACCAGAGCTCGAATTTCCTCACGGCCGATGCCTGGCAAATTGGCGCGCGCAAGAGTCAAGCCATCAGCATCAACCCCGAGCCGTATCCGTTCGGCGAGATTGCTCATTTGCTGACTCGGAGACCAACCCATGACGTCAGCAACTTCGGCTGCCGCCTCGGCTAACCAGCTCACTTCCTCAGTTTGTGCTTTGATGGTTCCTGCATAGCATTGATAATTATTCTCCAAGCCTGAAAGCTCTTGCCCTTTGATCCAACCCATCAACAACAACGACAGTTTTGCTGAGCGCACTTCCTGTGTTGTTGGAAGCATCTTTGCATGGAGCATATGCTTAAAGTCGTCGCCAAAGTCCCCGCTCTGATCCTGAGCCCACTCGTTCAACTTACTTTCGTATACACGTCCACGATGTTCAGCTATCGACAAGGGAAGATGTACGCGTTTACCGTCATCGGTCAGACTTAAGAGATGAAGAAGCTCCAAATCCGCGACCTGTCGTCCGCGCGACGAATCGAAGAAGCGAGCAAGTTTGACGGCCGTAGCTGCTCGAATTCCCTTGCGCGCTGCCGCTTCGCCCAGGGTCGTTGCTTCAATCTGGCCTGTGTCTCGCACAGTCACGAGTTGCACTTTCGCAAGCGCATCGAGTGCTTTCTCTAACTCGGAGGCAAAGGCCTCCTTCTGCTTCCGTTGCTGAAACCCAAGATACGTGAGCGAAAAAAATTCCCGTAACTCGTCTTTGCTGGTGCAGATCTTTGAAGCGATGACGTTGAGTACCCGGTCTGCGAATCCTTCCTGTCCAGGAGCAGGGGCAAACTGCTCGTGCTCTCCGGTGACATACCCGCGCCATAATAAGTCAGCTTGGAACTGATTGGTGGCAATTAAGATCGAACGCCCGAATTCTTCACGCAATCCGAGTCGGCCAGCACGACCAGAAATATTTTCATACTCCGCCCATGAAAGTGGCACTTCGATGGCTGCTCCTGTCCGTCGGTCGCTGTCCCATTTGACTGCTTCAAGAAAAACCGTTGACGCAGGAAGATTGACCCCGAAGGCGAGCGTCGAGGTGCACGCAATCACTCGAAGTTGGCCACTCCGATAGTGGGTTTCTACTATCGTGCGTTCCTCCGGCGTGAGATCAGCGTGATGAAACGCTACGCCCCCAGAGAAGGCTGTCCGAAGCTGCACTTTCAATGCGGTCTCCTCTAGTGTTTCAAGTGCAGCCAAAGCCTCTTGCGCAGGGGGAAGTTGCGCCTGCTCGGCTAATGCCAGTGCGCACTGCACTGCGTCACGTCGCCCTTTCAGAAAAATCAGGATTTGTTCACCCTTTTCAAGGAGATGTTTGACATTGGCAAAAAGAATGTCGCGAGGATCTTCAGAATCGGTCGACGCTAGTTGCTCTTCACCTTCTTCCCCTGAGTTGTAGGTCTTGTAACGAAAGCGACCGTCCAACAAAACTCCACGATAGAGCTCGACTGGACGCTCATCCTGAAATAACAAATCTGCTTCTAACCAGTCTGCAACCTGCTGCGCTTCTCGGAGCACGGCAGATAGGCCAAGCACCTGTGGTCGTGGTGTCGAGCGCAGTAATTTCGTGAGAGAAAGCTCAAGACCAGGACCACGTTCAGGATCTCCCAACATTTGTATTTCATCGACTACGACGAGCGCAACTGTGCGTAGAAGATGAGGGTGCCTCACTAATAGTTGGGAGAGCTTTTCGTAGACAAGTACGGCGAGGTGAAAATCTCCTTGTTCGATGTCGCGGTCGAACTCTCGTCGGTCTCGCGTTGCGACAACGACTTTGACTCCGTAGGCACTGTACCGCGCTTGGAACGTCTGATACTTTTCCTCAGCGAGGGCACGGAGTGGCGTGAGGTAGAGCACTCGTTTACCAGCGAAGGTGGCCCGCATTGCTGCCATCTCACCGACGAAGGTCTTCCCGGAAGACGTGGGCGAAGAAATGACCAGGCTGCGTCCTTCGAAAAGGTCATAGCGTTGCACAGCTACTTCTTGCACCGGAAGCAAAAACTCACCTTGTTGCTGTTCCCAGATTTGGAGCAAAGTGTCTGGTAGGCCGTATTTGCGTAGATCACGGATGCGTCGCATGCAGTTCTCTTTTCTGCGCTATCGTACCAAGGGGACCTCTCCGAGGGAAGAAGTACGAGCACTCGTTTGTATACGAGCGGTGCAACCTTTTTCTTTGCCCTATGTTTCTTTCTCCAGGCGCCGAGTTGAGGAAAGTAAAAAAGTTAACCGTTAGTAGCATGAGCAACCCCAACCTCTGAAGACATGACCCCTTCAGAGACCATACAAAGGAGCATGTGAAAATGAACCGTACTCTCACTATTGCCGCTGCCGCGCTGTTGATCGCAGGAGCAACCTACCCAATCCTTGCTCTCAATAGCAATCAGAGCAACGAAGCGGTCACGGCTGTTGAGAAGAAGGACGAGGTCGCAGCAGCAGTAGAAGTCAAACCCGCCGAGCCGATGACGACAGACGCAACCGCCACCGCGCCCTCCACTGAGACACAGGAAGTGAAGACGGTTGAGCCTATGGCAAAGGATGCAACCTCTCCTGTAACGAGCGAAACAAAAGAGATAGAGCCGAGTACGCACCTAGCCAAGAATGAGACCTCAGCTGCTCCAGCTAAGGTCGAGGCGAAGCCTGCAACTACTGTCAACACTCCGAGTGTGACCGAAACAGTGACAGGCGAAGCGAAAGATGCAGTAAAAGATAAAGTTGTGGATACGGTGAAAGACAAAGCGCTGGATACCGCTACAAGTGGGATGAAGACCCCGAGCGTCCCCAGTGTTCCCGGCGTAAAGTAGGATCCCTGTTTCTCTCGCAAGGGGGTAGGTGGCACCAGCCACTTACCCTTTTTTTCTGCCCTATCCCCTTCAACCTTTGCTCAGTATAGTACCCTCATGGTGCGCATACGTTGTCTGTCCATCTTTGTTGTTTTCGCTCTGTGTATAGGATTGGCGAGTGAGGCAGCCTTGGCTGTTAACCAGCCAGTGCGGCGCCAGCCGGTTAAGCGAAAAGTTCCTCAGAAAGCCACCCCCGCACAACCGAAACCAGTTTTACCCCCATCGATCTTTGCCCAAGGAGAGACCCTGAGATTTTCTGCTACCTTTAATCAACTCGATGCCGGTGGCGGAGATGTACAATTACGGAAAGAGAAACTGAGCGATGGACGTGAGGTCTTTCGTTTTAGTGGGAAAGCGCGGACCAGTGAGTGGGTCGATTTGCTCTATAAAAGACGAGACAGTGCGGATGCCACCTTTGGTTTGGGTGATTACTCGCCGCTGTCTTTTCTCTTACTCTCGCGCGAAGGAGATCGACGGCGTGAATACAGCGTACGCTATGATCCCACGACAAAGGCATTGATCGGTAGTGTGAAGAGAAAGAATCGAGTACGAGAACAGTCTCTCCCTGCCGGTAAGGTGTATGACCCGATTTCTGCACTCTATCTGTTACGAAGTCGTGAACTCGTTTCGGGAACGTCGATTGAAACCCAAGTGTTTACCGGTCGAGGACACTATCGGTTTGTTGCGCAAGTGGTGGGCAAAGAAACCATAGAGGTCGATGGCAAGAAACGTGCTGCCCTACGGTTGCAGCCTGAAGTGTATTCGCTAGACAAAGACACAAACGAGAACATTCTGCCACAAGAGACCACGCTATGGGTGTCTGCTGACCCGTTGCACATCCCGCTAAAATTGGAAAGCGGCACGACTTGGGGGTGGATTATCGTAGAGCTTGATCGGAAATTTCTCAAGTCGGAGTGATGCAGTTATCACCAGTATTCCTTAGTCTGGCGCCCTGTCGCTGTAAGGGCGTGGCGCGCTGTGCCCCTGTGGAGGTGGGAGACGGCGCGAGATATGAACCGCGATTACGACGGAATCTGCCCGCCTAATCCAACCACAAATACGCGGACCAATGCATCAAGATGACGACGAAATGCTGGTAGAGTCGGTGCGGTTGTGCTGTAGGTGCCAAGGCCAGACGCACTCCGTGTGAGTAATTCGGCTGCGGCTTCTGGCTCCAATCCTATCCGTGCCACGTGTAGCTCCCCTCTTTTCTCGGCTTCGGCAATCGTTTGCGCTAACAGGCGTTGATAACGTCGATCGGCTTGAGCAAACAGGTCGGTACAAAGTTGGTTCTTTGCATCGAGGATCTCACGGACATGAGCTGAAGCGTGGAGTAACTCGAAGAAGTACCCAAACTTGGCATCGAGTATCCCACGAAGCTGCTCTGGTACATTATGCGCCGCTGCCTGTGCGGTTTCGCTTGCCGCGAGCATCTTGTCGATGAGTTGCTGGGCGAGTGCGCGAAAAATCTCTTCTTTACTCTTGAAATACAAATACACGGTTCCTTTTGCGATTCCTGCCTCCTGCGCAATATCGTCAATAGACGTACGACGATAGCCGTAGTGCCCAAACAGGGAAAAGGCAGCCGTCAGAATTGCCTCATGTTTGTCTTTCGTCGATGGTGCTTCGCGAGGCGACATGATGATCCTTTAGAAAATGACCAAATGACCGATTGACTTAATGTGGTCATACAGTACAATTGAACGAAGAAAAGCGCAACGCTACCGATACATCTACTCAGCTACGGAGGAATGACTATGTCGAACATCGGGGATTCTGTGTCGCATACGAGCATGGGTGAAAATCCTGTTTCGGCACCGGTAGAATTTAATCCCTTGTTGCCGGAGTTCATTGCTAATCCACATCCTTTTTATCATCGTCTCCGGGCGGAGGATCCTGTCCATCGTAGCACGCTTCTTCCTGACACGTGGATCGTCACTCGCTATGCCGACGTGAGTATGGTGTTACGTGATGCCCGTTTTGATCGGCACGATGCCGAGAACTTCTTCCGCGAACGGTTTGGTGAAGGGCCACTCATCAGTGTCTTCACCAAATGGATGTTGTTCCGCGATCCACCAAATCACACACGATTACGTACCCTCGTCAACAAGGCTTTTACCCCACGAGCCATCGAAGGACTCCGTCCGCGTATTCAAGAACTCGTTGATCATCTTCTGGATGCGGTGCAACACAATGGTCGCATGGATGTTATGGTCGACCTCGCATATCCACTACCCGTGCTCGTGATTTGTGAATTACTTGGGGTGCCGGCGAAGGATCGTGACCTTTTCAAAGAGTGGTCTGGCGATGTTGCACGAACACTCGATCCGATCCAGACGCCTGAAATGGTGGAAAAGGGGCATGCAGTGGTTGAGTCAATGGTTGCGTACTTCCGTGACCTGATTGCTACGTTACGAAAGAATCCCCAGGACAATATCCTCAGCGCGATGATTGCAGCGGAAGAACGAGGCGATCGGCTCAGTGAAGACGAACTCCTGGCTAATTGTATTCTCCTCTTTTCTGCAGGCCATGAGACCACAGTCAATCTGATTGGTAATGGCCTCCTGGCACTGTTACGCAATCCAGAACAGAAACGACTCCTCCAGGAGAACCCAATTCTCATTCAAACTGCGGTCGAAGAATTCTTACGCTACGATGGACCAGTACAACTCACAGGCCGGAGCGTACGAGAAGATGTCGAAATTGGAGGAAAACACATTCGTGCGGGAGAGCGGGTGATAACTGTGCTTGCTGCGGCTAATCGTGATCCGGCGCAATTTCCCGATCCTGATCGTCTCGACATTACCCGCAAAGACAACCATCATATCGCCTTTGGGCACGGCATTCATTTCTGCCTGGGTGCGTCCCTCGCGCGAACCGAAGGGCAGTTAGCGATTGGAACCCTTCTTCGTCGTATGCCACAAGTGACATTGATTGATGACCAGCCACGCTGGCGACCGGCATTTACCCTGCGAGGATTGGAGGCACTACCAGTGAGATTCTAAGACAGAAAACGGATTCGTAATTCGTCCCCACCTCGCTCCTCCTTGACGTTTTGCGTATTAAGTGTGATGTGATTTTGAATGATGAGAAGCGGAGGACTTTGTGCCTATAGCGCTTATCACCGGCGCTTCAACCGGGATTGGTTACGAACTGAGTAAATGTTTTGCGGCTGATCGGCACGATTTGCTTATTGTTGCTCGGCAAGAGCAGCGGTTACGTCAGGTTGCTGAGGAACTGTCTAAGCAGTTTAGCGTGACCGTCAACGTCATCGCTGCTGATCTGGCGCAACCAGACGCGCCGCAACAAATCTTGGACGCAGCTCGCAAAGCCTCTTTGCAGATAGACTATCTCGTCAACAATGCTGGATTCGGTTTGGGCGGAAAGTTTGCCGAGACCGACCTTGCCACCGAACTCGGTATGATTCAAGTCAACATTTCTGCTTTAGTTTCTCTCACGAAGCTCTTTCTGCCTGAAATGCTCGCACGCAAATCTGGGAAGATTCTGAACGTTGCTTCTACGGCGGCGTTTCAACCTGGCCCGTCCATGGCGATTTACTGCGCAACGAAGTCCTTCGAGTTGATGTTTTCTGAAGCAATAGCGAATGAACTCAAAGGGACGGGGGTAGCGGTGACCGCGCTGTGTCCTGGAGTCACTGCATCAGAATTTCAGAAACGTGCACGAATTGAAAATACGCTCCTGATTAAAAGCAAAGTGCTAGGCATGATGACCGCTGAACAAGTAGCCCGGATTGGCTATCAAGGGTTCATACGTGGGAAGCGCATTGTTATCCCCGGCCTCTTGAACAAAATCAGCGCCCAGGCCCCCCGTTTTTCTCCACGAGCTGTAGCAACGCAAATTGCTGGGATGATAATGGAGAAGCACTCGTAGATAGTCCAGAAAGTTTTGATGGCTAACTCAAGGGACGTCATTCCCGCGAATGCGGGAATCCAGGAGGCTTAACTACAGGCCCCTGCTGAATTTCCCTGGATGCCCGCCTGCGCGGGCATGACGAAACCCCATCCCTCAAAATTAAATGGACTGACTACTAGCCGCTGCGGAGCAAGAGAGAGGCTGAGAGATGAAATCGAGATTGCTGCTCTTTTCTCATCTCAGCCGCAAGTCGCTAGTGCTGGCTGTTCGTCAACGCCCGATCAAAGTCATCAATAAGGTCTTCTGTTGCTTCAATCCCGACCGACAAACGAATTAATCCGTCAGTAATACCTAACCGCCGCCGGTCTTCGGTGGATAATCCAGCGTGCGACGTCGTTGCGGGCCGGGTCATTAAGGTTTCAACTCCGCCAAGACTCGGGGCAATAATCGGTAGCGTAACCTTACGCATAAAGCGTTCTGCCGCTGCTGCGCCTCCACGCAATTCAAAGCTCAGCATCCCGCTGAATCCATCAAACAACTCGCAAGCCCGTTCATGGCGCGGGTGACTCGTAAGCCCAGGATAATTCACTTTCGCTACGGTTGGATGCTGTTCGAGAAACTGGGCAATCCGTAGGGTACTCTCGTTCTGATAACGAACACGTACTGCCAATGTTTTGAGTCCACGATGGAGAAGAAAAGCCGCATGCGGGTCAAGCGAGCCACCAAGGTGGTTGAGCTTGTGTGTGACTCTGGTTACGAGGGGAGCCTGTCCTAAGACAACCCCAGCGACAATATCAGAGTGACCATTGAGATACTTCGTCGCACTGTGTAGGGAAAGATCGAATCCCCAATCAAGTGGACGAAAGTTGACCGGGCTCGCAAACGTGTTGTCAATGATTGAGGTCAGATCGTTTTCTTTCGCAAACCAGGTCACTGCCTTGAGGTCCCCGACTTGTAAGAGTGGATTGGACATCGACTCGACGTAGATGGCTTTTGTCTGAGGACGAAGCTGACGTTTCCATGACGTTGGATCATCGCCATCAATGAAGTCGTACGACAAGCCGAAGGCCGCAAAGTCCTTGGTCAAGAGATCGTGCGTGCCCCCATACAAGCAATCTTGAACGAGGAGATGATCACCGGCGGACAGAACCGTGAGCAGCGTCGTCGAGATTGCCGCCATCCCACTACTAGTGACTAAGGCAGCTTCGGCGTTTTCCAAGGCCGCTAACTTCTCGTGTAAAGCAAGATGATTTGGGGTGTTGTTGAGGCGAATGTAGCGGACATCGTGATAGTTGGCCTCACCGGAGGTCTCGAACATCGCTGATTGAAAGATTGGCGTGATGACTGCACCAGAGATACGTGGGGTCGGTTCTCCTGCATGAACAACCTTGGTGTCGAGGTGTTTGAAGGTTGTAGCCATAGATGCTGCCCTCCGTTGTTATTCCTGTGTGATCGGAATATGCTTTGGTTGCGAACGCACCCGTTCTAACCAGGCGCGGATGTTTGCATAGGGAGTAAGGTCAAATCCCCCTTCGTCAGCAACGTGCGTGTATGCGTAGAGCGCAATATCTGCGATCGAGTAACGTTCACCAACGAAAAACTTTCGTCCAGTAAGATGCTTTTCCATCACATCGAGTGCGGCGTAGCCGAGCGGGCGTTTTTGCTCAAGCCCAGCTTTCCGTTCAGGCGTGAGATCAAAATGTTGTAACCAGAAGCGTGCGGTGGCAATGTTGGGCTCGTGGTTGTATTGCTCAAAAAACATCCACTGCAACACTTGCGCCCGTTCCCAACGGTCAGTGGACAAGAATGGTGTTCCTTCAGCAAAATAGAAAAGAATAGCATTGGATTCGGCGAGATACGTGCCGTTTTCGAGTTCAACGAGCGGAATGCGGCCGTTACGATTTTTCTCCAGAAACTCTGGTGTTCGAGTCAGTCCCTGCAAAATGTCAATCTCAAGTCGCTCGAACGGAATACTGAGTTGCGTGAGTAGCAAACGTACCTTGTAGCCATTCCCTGACGGCAAATAGTCGTACAGCCGGATCATTGGGCATTGTCCTCCATTTGCGGTTCTCTGCGTTTCTGTCCGAGCTTACGCAACAAACTGTAGTGATGGAATGAGTGCTGGCGAAAATCGTTG
This portion of the Deltaproteobacteria bacterium genome encodes:
- a CDS encoding CinA family protein, which encodes MPNLTSMGQVVGALLKEKKHTIAVAESSAGGLISAALLAVPGASAYFLAGGVIYTHDARRALLSVPDDALSGIRASTEEYALRLARAVRERLGTTWGLSETGATGPTGNRYGDAAGHACIAIAGPLEQTLTIETRHGNRELNMWSFTQAALELLENCIRRSA
- a CDS encoding DEAD/DEAH box helicase, which encodes MRRIRDLRKYGLPDTLLQIWEQQQGEFLLPVQEVAVQRYDLFEGRSLVISSPTSSGKTFVGEMAAMRATFAGKRVLYLTPLRALAEEKYQTFQARYSAYGVKVVVATRDRREFDRDIEQGDFHLAVLVYEKLSQLLVRHPHLLRTVALVVVDEIQMLGDPERGPGLELSLTKLLRSTPRPQVLGLSAVLREAQQVADWLEADLLFQDERPVELYRGVLLDGRFRYKTYNSGEEGEEQLASTDSEDPRDILFANVKHLLEKGEQILIFLKGRRDAVQCALALAEQAQLPPAQEALAALETLEETALKVQLRTAFSGGVAFHHADLTPEERTIVETHYRSGQLRVIACTSTLAFGVNLPASTVFLEAVKWDSDRRTGAAIEVPLSWAEYENISGRAGRLGLREEFGRSILIATNQFQADLLWRGYVTGEHEQFAPAPGQEGFADRVLNVIASKICTSKDELREFFSLTYLGFQQRKQKEAFASELEKALDALAKVQLVTVRDTGQIEATTLGEAAARKGIRAATAVKLARFFDSSRGRQVADLELLHLLSLTDDGKRVHLPLSIAEHRGRVYESKLNEWAQDQSGDFGDDFKHMLHAKMLPTTQEVRSAKLSLLLMGWIKGQELSGLENNYQCYAGTIKAQTEEVSWLAEAAAEVADVMGWSPSQQMSNLAERIRLGVDADGLTLARANLPGIGREEIRALVSAGFDSVSALRDASPEVLARYLTTEQIGALQGSKL
- a CDS encoding SDR family oxidoreductase; translation: MPIALITGASTGIGYELSKCFAADRHDLLIVARQEQRLRQVAEELSKQFSVTVNVIAADLAQPDAPQQILDAARKASLQIDYLVNNAGFGLGGKFAETDLATELGMIQVNISALVSLTKLFLPEMLARKSGKILNVASTAAFQPGPSMAIYCATKSFELMFSEAIANELKGTGVAVTALCPGVTASEFQKRARIENTLLIKSKVLGMMTAEQVARIGYQGFIRGKRIVIPGLLNKISAQAPRFSPRAVATQIAGMIMEKHS
- a CDS encoding cytochrome P450, which produces MGENPVSAPVEFNPLLPEFIANPHPFYHRLRAEDPVHRSTLLPDTWIVTRYADVSMVLRDARFDRHDAENFFRERFGEGPLISVFTKWMLFRDPPNHTRLRTLVNKAFTPRAIEGLRPRIQELVDHLLDAVQHNGRMDVMVDLAYPLPVLVICELLGVPAKDRDLFKEWSGDVARTLDPIQTPEMVEKGHAVVESMVAYFRDLIATLRKNPQDNILSAMIAAEERGDRLSEDELLANCILLFSAGHETTVNLIGNGLLALLRNPEQKRLLQENPILIQTAVEEFLRYDGPVQLTGRSVREDVEIGGKHIRAGERVITVLAAANRDPAQFPDPDRLDITRKDNHHIAFGHGIHFCLGASLARTEGQLAIGTLLRRMPQVTLIDDQPRWRPAFTLRGLEALPVRF
- a CDS encoding DUF3108 domain-containing protein codes for the protein MVRIRCLSIFVVFALCIGLASEAALAVNQPVRRQPVKRKVPQKATPAQPKPVLPPSIFAQGETLRFSATFNQLDAGGGDVQLRKEKLSDGREVFRFSGKARTSEWVDLLYKRRDSADATFGLGDYSPLSFLLLSREGDRRREYSVRYDPTTKALIGSVKRKNRVREQSLPAGKVYDPISALYLLRSRELVSGTSIETQVFTGRGHYRFVAQVVGKETIEVDGKKRAALRLQPEVYSLDKDTNENILPQETTLWVSADPLHIPLKLESGTTWGWIIVELDRKFLKSE
- a CDS encoding nuclear transport factor 2 family protein, whose protein sequence is MATQRQVKKVKMIRKATPAKRPAMRRTSVAPTGKSPAAKLTATAEDYEGVRQVLSRYCFALDSSNLEELSSLFHRQADFSVSFENGQKHNGRETIHSWYQRFFEQRPREFHYMRHKLFEPCITVNKNTATSSTYFDSEAKDAQGQVQIITGRYDDALIKEGGQWLFKERTITIMYYYSPGTGKEGMR
- a CDS encoding TetR/AcrR family transcriptional regulator translates to MSPREAPSTKDKHEAILTAAFSLFGHYGYRRTSIDDIAQEAGIAKGTVYLYFKSKEEIFRALAQQLIDKMLAASETAQAAAHNVPEQLRGILDAKFGYFFELLHASAHVREILDAKNQLCTDLFAQADRRYQRLLAQTIAEAEKRGELHVARIGLEPEAAAELLTRSASGLGTYSTTAPTLPAFRRHLDALVRVFVVGLGGQIPS